In Silene latifolia isolate original U9 population chromosome X, ASM4854445v1, whole genome shotgun sequence, the following proteins share a genomic window:
- the LOC141617504 gene encoding uncharacterized protein LOC141617504, whose amino-acid sequence MKGVPWSIYIPKADTSWSWKVVCRVRDKFAGAFSGAGQWLPNPSGYTTTSGYCWIKQTKHVISWDKVVWNSWCIPKHIFINWLIARDALLLKDKLVQFGVAPDPDCCICGTGPESHSHLFVQRPYTQKLVHLLSCKLNIKIPALNLLLWIQSKPWAIVKKKVVISWIQALYYAIWHQRNKARPEGLIEQPAFVLKQIGSMLKIHSMFWLNCIKKSSDEAWIKSINY is encoded by the coding sequence ATGAAGGGTGTGCCTTGGTCAATCTATATACCAAAAGCTGATACTTCTTGGAGCTGGAAAGTGGTTTGTAGAGTTAGAGATAAATTTGCTGGAGCCTTCTCTGGTGCTGGTCAGTGGTTGCCTAATCCCTCAGGGTACACTACTACCAGTGGCTATTGTTGGATCAAACAAACAAAGCATGTTATTTCTTGGGATAAGGTTGTTTGGAACTCTTGGTGCATCCCTAAGCATATCTTCATTAATTGGTTGATTGCTCGGGATGCATTGTTGCTTAAAGACAAGCTGGTGCAGTTTGGGGTTGCTCCTGATCCTGACTGCTGCATCTGTGGTACTGGCCCTGAATCACATAGTCACCTGTTTGTTCAGCGCCCGTATACTCAGAAACTGGTACATCTGTTGAGTTGTAAACTGAATATCAAAATTCCTGCCCTTAATTTGTTGCTTTGGATTCAGTCCAAACCTTGGGCAATAGTGAAGAAGAAAGTTGTCATTTCTTGGATTCAGGCCTTATATTATGCTATTTGGCATCAGAGAAACAAAGCTAGGCCTGAAGGGTTGATAGAACAACCGGCGTTTGTCCTTAAACAGATTGGTAGCATGCTTAAAATTCATTCTATGTTTTGGCTCAATTGTATTAAGAAGAGTAGTGATGAAGCTTGGATTAAGTCAATTAATTATTGA